Proteins from a single region of Neodiprion virginianus isolate iyNeoVirg1 chromosome 4, iyNeoVirg1.1, whole genome shotgun sequence:
- the LOC124303789 gene encoding facilitated trehalose transporter Tret1-like yields MVNTLIASWRSYPMWLQWVASIAVMFKLFVCGLSLGWASPYTAQFLSGDSPFPATTEEVSWISSMFQLGRIPGAILAAIGVQYLGSKKVLIGNGLAFLISWILSIAAYSVPWLYVTRFICGASTEAVNICYPIYLGDISSPEIRGTVMVLAMNGLTIGSMVGLTIGPYVSMRVYAYVALVTTVIFLAMMLLLPDSPYYLASKKKFEEAEKSILAYNRKAEVDKEVKSINAFVAETQSMKFRDRLRELNLPCNRNATMNLVWFTFFAQFTGANPISVYLETISTRAMLTVISASSMPLVTTGLSILGGWLVTLFADKWQRTVMWVVSNGGASLCMTAMGLHFYLLNIGVDPNSLQWLFILSMGMSGLFHSVGTTPVPHILLGELFGARIRTLAVCICCSFGGIIGFLSIYIYQYLIDIVDEAYVYWILAVVALLAVIYGVVMMPPTKGKSLTEIQTELIRK; encoded by the exons ATGGTAAACACCTTGATTGCATCCTGGCGAAGCTACCCGATGTGGCTGCAATGGGTCGCTTCGATAGCGG TAATGTTCAAGCTGTTCGTTTGCGGGCTCTCCCTCGGTTGGGCCTCGCCCTACACCGCGCAGTTTTTGAGCGGGGATTCACCGTTTCCCGCGACAACCGAGGAAGTGTCCTGGATATCATCCATGTTCCAACTGGGCCGAATACCGGGCGCAATATTGGCAGCAATTGGAGTCCAATACTTGGGAAGCAAAAAAGTGCTGATCGGAAACGGATTGGCATTTTTGATATCCTGGATTTTGTCAATCGCGGCTTACTCTGTGCCCTGGCTCTATGTGACAAGATTCATTTGCGGAGCTAGCACCGAGGCGGTGAATATCTGCTACCCTATTTACCTCGGGGATATTTCTAGCCCCGAAATTCGAGGCACCGTCATGGTCCTGGCGATGAACGGCTTGACCATAGGTTCCATGGTAGGCTTAACCATAGGGCCCTACGTCTCGATGAGAGTTTACGCTTACGTGGCTCTTGTAACGACCGTCATATTCCTTGCGATGATGCTGTTGCTTCCGGATTCACCGTATTACCTTGCGAGCAAGAAGAAATTTGAGGAAGCAGAGAAATCCATTCTTGCTTACAACCGAAAGGCAGAAGTCGACAAGGAGGTGAAATCGATTAATGCATTCGTCGCCGAAACGCAATCGATGAAATTCAGGGACAGATTGCGGGAGTTGAATTTACCCTGCAACAGAAATGCTACGATGAATTTGGTATGGTTCACCTTCTTTGCCCAATTCACCGGAGCCAACCCCATATCGGTATATCTAGAAACAATCTCGACGAGAGCAATGCTGACTGTAATATCAGCTTCATCGATGCCGCTTGTAACGACAGGTCTAAGCATTTTAGGCGGGTGGCTGGTAACGCTGTTTGCTGACAAATGGCAACGGACGGTAATGTGGGTTGTTTCAAACGGCGGTGCCAGCTTATGCATGACGGCCATGGGACTTCATTTCTATCTTCTGAATATCGGCGTGGATCCAAATTCGCTGCAATGGTTGTTCATTTTGTCGATGGGAATGTCTGGGCTATTTCACAGTGTGGGAACCACTCCCGTACCTCACATACTACTCGGCGAACTTTTCGGGGCTAGGATACGAACTCTGGCCGTCTGCATCTGCTGCTCGTTCGGAGGCATCATCGGCTTTCTCTCAATATACATCTACCAATATCTGATCGACATCGTGGACGAGGCTTACGTTTACTGGATACTGGCAGTGGTTGCCTTACTCGCTGTGATTTACGGCGTCGTTATGATGCCTCCGACGAAGGGAAAATCTTTGACAGAAATACAGACTGAATTGATAAGGAAATAG